CATGGCTTGATAAACGATTTCGTCTTTCCCATCCTCGTCAACATCGGCAACGGATAACGAATGGCCGCCCATGCCGGAAAACGCGGAGGCGTCTCGGTAGGGGCGACGACCGATACCGGAATCAAAACTCCAACGCTGCGTCAGTTCCCCCTCGCGCCAGTCCCATGCGGCCATTGCGATGCGTCCATACACGCCACGGCACATGACAACGCTGGGCCGTTTTCCATCAAGGTACGCGATGCAGGCAAGGAAACGATCACAGCGATTTCCGTAGTCATCGTTTCCACCATTGCCGCCGATTCCTCCCCAGCCATTGATGGGGTCACGTCCTGGAATGTAGTCAACCGTGCAGAGGGCTTTACCGTCGGTGCCTGAAAAGACGGTGAAGAATTCCGGTCCCGATAAGACTCGTCCGAAAGACTTCGAACGTTCTTCCAGAACTCGCCAATCGGCTGTCGCATCTCCGATCACATTGCCTTTTCCGTCTGTGGTTCCGTCTGCCGTTTTGCAAGCGACTTCGGCGCATCCGTCACCGTCGAGGTCGTAAACCATGAACTGTGTGTAGTGTTCTCCTTCGCGAATGTTTTTGCCTAGGTTGATTCGCCACAACAGCGTCCCGTCGAACTCATAGGCATCTAAAATGGGTTCACCGGTGATTCCAGAATGTGAATTGTCACGTGCTTTGGAAATCTGATGGAGCACGATTTCGTAGTCGCCGTCACCATCCAGATCTGCGATGGAGGTGTCGCCAGGACGGTAGCCATCGATCGATTGGATAGGGATTTCGTGGTACCCGTTCTTCCACAGTTTCACCGTTTTCGAATTGCCGCCTTCGATACCGTCGATCACTGGTCGAATAAAAAATTCGGCATCATTATTTGCAAGCGAATCGGCGACAAAGTTTGTCCCTCCGGAAAGAGGGCTATCGTTCAGGCGTTTGCCCTGGGATTCCGGAGAGGTCTCGTACACATTGAACTGAACATTCGGCGGATCATCGCTGAGCAATCGCCAACTTAAGAACACACGCTCGCCATCGGCGACGGCGACCAGCCCACGATCGATTTTTTCTCTCTGACGCTGATCGTGTGGAGGCTGGCCCCGTGATTGAATACAGGACAGCGCCACGCTTCCGATCGCAATGGTGAAGTGAAGAAGGTTCATTTGTCGCATGGAGGTGGGCATCGCGAATCGAATTGAGGAGGGATGGGAAAGCAGTATAGTTGTATGTGGAAGGGAGTCTTTTGCCTTGGCCAAGTCCGTCAAACCCTTTCTCTTTAAGACATTTATTAACGAAACAGGGACGATGGGATGCAGTTTCTAAAAAAGCTCTTTGGTTCTTCGGGTCCCAAGAACGTGACCATCGAAATCGACTCAGTTTGGCAAACCGACCAAGCGAAGCGGCAAGGTATTGGCAAAGAGATCCAACGGGCTGACCAAAGTGACGCCGTCGCGATTCTGGTTATCGCGCATTTTGCAGACTCCTTGCGCTGGGTACAGGAAGTTACGGAATCGATCTCGTGTCAAACACCGGTCATGGCGGTGCTTGCAGATCAACTTTCTGCCAGTATCGCATCGGGGTTGGATGTCACCCATTCAGATATCATCGAACTGATCATTGCCGAGCGTCATCCCTTGCCTCGTGTTGACGGTAAAGTTCTTAATGACTTTGCCGCCGTGTTGCCTTGCCGCTGCAGGGTGACATATCACCATTCGCTGGAAGAGCCATTGATGCGGCAATTTGCTGGCGACAACCTCTCGCGAATGTTGGAGATGTTGGGCATGCAGCCGGATGAGAAGATCGAGAGCAGCATGGTGACTCGTGCGATCCGCAATGCACAAAAGCGTCTTGCGTCTGCCTTGTCATCCAACTCTCATAGCGGCTTGAAAGCGGATTCGATGGAGGAGTGGTTCCAGAAAAACGTTTCTAAGAAATGAGCTCTGCCTCTTTTGGCTGGGCACGTTGGGGTAAGAAGTGGCGTGCGAGCCAATCCGATATTTACGTCATGGTAGCGTTCCTCTGATCACGCAAAACGGACCAATCGTGTACCATGATGAGGTCTTGTCACCCCATCGTGGAGCTATACATGAAATTGAAGAGACAAATCGCCGGGGCATGTCTCGGTTTGGTATTTGCAGTCTTGTCAGTCGGGATGTCTCCCGCTGCCGCACAGGAAAAACTTTCGCCCAGCTACATTCCGCAGGATGCGATTGCGGCCGCGTTTGCGTTTCCCGCCGAAACGTTGACCGACAAATCAATGGAAATGATGCCGGTAGAAGTCGCGCAAGCATTTCTGCTGACCGAAGTCGGAATCGATCCCTTCAAAGTCCGGTCCGTCAAGATTGTTTCCGGCATGCCATCACCCGCAGGGCCTGTTGCTGGCGCGGTGATCGAGTTCACCGAATCGTTCAGTCTGGATCAATTGGTTCCCAAGATCCGCGAGCGTTTTGAAGAGTCGACGTTAGATGGCAAGCAGATTCTAGAGTCGATGGGACGAGGGCCAACCATTCAGATTTTCCAGCCGGATTCGACAACCGTGTTGGTGGGTGTCGGCGGCTACCTATCGAACATGCTCAATGCATCGGCGTCGGGTTCGTCAGGGCAATTGGCTGCGTTGACCGGACGAATGTCTAAACGTCCCGGAGTCTTAATCGCTACCGTCTTTGGCCAAATCCGAAATATGGTCACACCGATGCTGAAGCAGCAGCAGGGAAACTTGCCGCCTCAGCTGCATGGTCTGACAGACTTGTTCGAGCAATGCGACGCTTTGTTGGTGAACGTCAATCCGAACGTCATGCAGACCAAGATGCAAATCACCTTGATCGGGAAGGACGAGTCGTCGGCTCAAACGGTCGGCAAGACGCTCAATGACAGCATCGATTTCGCACGGCAAATGATTGTCGCTCAGATGGCGTCCAGTATGCAAGGGAATGATCCGGTCGAACAAGCGACTGTGAAGTACTTCATTCGTATTTCCGAATTGCTAGGCAATCGATTCCGGCCTGTTGTAAACGGCAAGTTGGTTCAGATTTCAGATGACGGCGGTTTCTTTTCGGTTGGCGTTGCGATTGGTCTTCTATTGCCCGCAGTCCAAGCTGCACGCACCGCGGCGCGGACCATGTCGTCATCGAATAACTTGAAGCATATCGGTTTGGCCATGCACAACTATCATTCCGCATACAACACGCTTCCGATCAACGCGATCACGGATGACGCAGGAAAGCCGCTACTTAGCTGGCGTGTTGCGATTCTTCCGTTTATCGAAGAACAAGAGTTGTATTCAAGGTTTCACTTGGATGAACCGTGGGACAGTGATCACAACAAGCAACTGATTTATGAGATGCCGAAGGTGTATGAGCATCCGAACCTAACGCTTGCCGTTGGTGAGACCATTTACCAAGTTCCTTTTGGTGAAGGTCTAATCATGGAGAAGGACAAGCCACGGCGTTTTAGAGATGTCATCGACGGTTTGTCAAATACGATCATGGCCTACGAATCGGCTGAGACGTCCGCAATTGAATGGACCAATCCGAACGACCCGGTCATCAACATGGCCGATCCCTTGGCAATGATGGGAGATTCGCCTCCGGGTAGTTTTCAAGTTTTGATGGGCGATGGCGCCGTCAATAGAATTGTGCGAAATGTCGATCTGGATCTGTTTCGTTCGTTGTTGACGTTTGCTGGTGGCGAACGGATTAACGGGTTTTAGGTCGGCTGTCGCGACTGCTGAAGCCAAGCTGAAATCAGAAAGCCACTCTCGTGTCGGGAGTGGCTTTTTGCATGGCGGTAGTGGACGAAGCGATGAGTCCATTCAGCAGGCGTTCTGGCCGATGGGATTGGCTGAGTGGTGTGGAATGGACTGCTGCAGTAACCGCGGGCTAACGCCCGGCGTCTGATATTGCACAGCAACGTATTTAACCGTCGCTAGCGCGATTCGGCTCATGGGGGGATTTTTATCAGCCGCTACGTGCCAGCGTGCGGTTACCCGGTCGGGATCCCAAACCGGCAGGAACCGCGGGCTGGCGCCCTGCGGCTGATGAGCGAGCAGACCAGATTGTGGAGGCACAATCAGCCGCTACGCGCCAGCGTGCGGTTATGTGTTCGGGATCGGTCTGGGGTATAAACCGCGGGCTCATGCCCGGCGGCTGATACCTCTTGGTCGAATCCCCCTGACCGAGGTGCGGTGAACCGTTGAAGCCGCACGCTTCAGATCAAAACCACCCTCGAAATCGAGGAAAAGTTCGCCAGTTGACTGTTTTTGCTTCGTTGAGGGGAAACATTCGCCGATATCGGAAAAGGATGTCAGCTTTTAACGGTTATGCGGGCTGTACCTGCAAAACCGCGGTTGATGTTCTAGCAATCGAAATCGCTCCCGCGGATCAATCCCTCAAGGCGAATGCGAACGTTTTGGCTTATCACGACCGCGAGTTCGTTTCTGGCAATGCTACCGGCAACGCCAATCACGGAGCCTCATGCGGTCGCCGAAGAACGTCTGGTTTTGCCGGGCGCAGACGCAAAGGAAACCGAGGTCCGGCATGCCGATTCGGTTGAACAGATTCTTTTGGTGAAGCCCTCGCACCACATTCACTCGGTGGATCCGATCGCCACGTCATCAACCGACCCGACGATTCCGCAGGACCTTTCGCCATTCGTGGTCGACGACACGTTGGTTCGCCAAGCGTTGGCAAACGACATCGCAATTGAACGGTCAGCCATTCCAACGGCGGTGTGGCTCTCACCAAAGACCACGACACAATCTGGCATAGGCTCGAACATTCAAAGTGTCGTTCGCCAAGTTGGATTCAATACCGTTTCCGATCAAATGAAGCCAGCAACGGAAACCAGTTCTCAAGCGGCTACCAACGTTGTCGTGGCCGAACTTCCGGCTCCGCTTTTGCATCGGAAACCGTCGTCCAGACGCATCACTCGTCCCGCCCGTTCGGTGATTCAAACTGCTGGGGAAGAGCTTTCCGGGAAAGCCTCTGGCGTGGTGACTGAACTGCAGCCGTTGACGATCCCGGTACGAGAGCCGACCAACGCTCCTCGCGCGAGCTTGA
This genomic interval from Stieleria sp. JC731 contains the following:
- a CDS encoding rhamnogalacturonan lyase, translating into MNLLHFTIAIGSVALSCIQSRGQPPHDQRQREKIDRGLVAVADGERVFLSWRLLSDDPPNVQFNVYETSPESQGKRLNDSPLSGGTNFVADSLANNDAEFFIRPVIDGIEGGNSKTVKLWKNGYHEIPIQSIDGYRPGDTSIADLDGDGDYEIVLHQISKARDNSHSGITGEPILDAYEFDGTLLWRINLGKNIREGEHYTQFMVYDLDGDGCAEVACKTADGTTDGKGNVIGDATADWRVLEERSKSFGRVLSGPEFFTVFSGTDGKALCTVDYIPGRDPINGWGGIGGNGGNDDYGNRCDRFLACIAYLDGKRPSVVMCRGVYGRIAMAAWDWREGELTQRWSFDSGIGRRPYRDASAFSGMGGHSLSVADVDEDGKDEIVYQAMVVDDDGTGLYSSGLRHGDAMHLSDLDPERPGLEIFSVQENEEATRRFGTPGAAMRDARTGEILWSHSPGVDIGSGLAADIDPRHPGCEAWGGPGGLRTAKGQVVGRAPRTSSWAIWWDGDLLRELVGYSRVQKWNWENEREETLFNTQSRGAPRGPNLVGDILGDWREELIMTSPDRKSLRVFTTTIPSDHRIVTLMQDHQYRLAIAWQNVVYNKPPHTSFFLGEGMQEHQP
- a CDS encoding DUF1559 domain-containing protein encodes the protein MKLKRQIAGACLGLVFAVLSVGMSPAAAQEKLSPSYIPQDAIAAAFAFPAETLTDKSMEMMPVEVAQAFLLTEVGIDPFKVRSVKIVSGMPSPAGPVAGAVIEFTESFSLDQLVPKIRERFEESTLDGKQILESMGRGPTIQIFQPDSTTVLVGVGGYLSNMLNASASGSSGQLAALTGRMSKRPGVLIATVFGQIRNMVTPMLKQQQGNLPPQLHGLTDLFEQCDALLVNVNPNVMQTKMQITLIGKDESSAQTVGKTLNDSIDFARQMIVAQMASSMQGNDPVEQATVKYFIRISELLGNRFRPVVNGKLVQISDDGGFFSVGVAIGLLLPAVQAARTAARTMSSSNNLKHIGLAMHNYHSAYNTLPINAITDDAGKPLLSWRVAILPFIEEQELYSRFHLDEPWDSDHNKQLIYEMPKVYEHPNLTLAVGETIYQVPFGEGLIMEKDKPRRFRDVIDGLSNTIMAYESAETSAIEWTNPNDPVINMADPLAMMGDSPPGSFQVLMGDGAVNRIVRNVDLDLFRSLLTFAGGERINGF